Part of the Oncorhynchus nerka isolate Pitt River linkage group LG14, Oner_Uvic_2.0, whole genome shotgun sequence genome is shown below.
TACTTATTGCTTGTGTTTACACTTGACTACTTGTTTCAGGTGGCCTCGCTCTTTGCCTCGTACATCCTGGGATACATCAGCCCCACCAAAATGCAGTCCCTCCTAGTGACACACATGGTAAATGTATTTTCTGGTTCCTAACTAACCTGTACTTGTGGGCGTGCATCGTAAAACAGGGCTGTGCGTTCTGTcaaggagtgtgtttgtgtgtgcgttttGGTCCGTAGCTACATTACTCCTCTCCATCACAGTTCCAGTTCTCCTAATCCTCTAAGCAACACAGGCTGTTAGTGTGGATAGCGTAAGGAGCTGGGGAGATAAGAGAAGAGGCCCTTTGTATTAAGATGATACTGGAAATTTGTGTCgtcggaggaggagagaaggacatttttatttatttatccgttattttaccaggtaaattgactgagaacacgttctcatttgcagcaacgacctggggaatagttacaggggagaggagggggatgaatgagccaattgtaaactggggattattaggtgaccgtgatggtttaagggccagattgggaatttagccaggacaccggggttaacacccctactcttacgataagtgccataggatctttaatgacctcagagagtcaggacacccgtttaacgtcccatccgaaagatggcaccctacacagggcagtgccctggggcattgggatatttttttagaccagaggaaagagtgcctcctactggccctccaacaccacttccagcagcatctggtctcccatccaggaactgaccaggaccaatcctgcttagcttcagaagcaagccagcagtggtatgcagggacATATGGCGGTGAATAATTTATCCGCCTGGCAAGAAGTGGCAGCGTGAAGAAAACTGGGACACACACAGGCTTGTGTCCTCGACGACTTACAGCATTTTTAAGCAACAAGTAACAAGTTTGGTGTGCGTGTTTGGTGTGCGTGTCAATGTGCCATGACAACAGGAAAAGAAAAAAAACTTTCACACACAACTCTTTTGATAGTCCCAGTCGGTATTAGATTGAATGTTGCAGCCCTGCCCACCTGTGGGGGAAAACAACCGGTGGTTGCCTAGGTTACCCCATTGGCTCACAGCTGAAACGCAATTTCCTTGTTGTCAACCTGCTTTAGTCAATTACAAAACTACAACATGTCTAAAGATAACTTATCAAAATTGCCTGCTCCCGAGCGTTCTCACTACTTAGAGAAACATATTGTAGAGTTGCCTCATGGCTGTTTTCATGAGGGTGCTAACAGCCATGTGAGTGCTACCGACCAGAACATTAAGCTAGCcaagaccaacaacacaaacaaacggACTATAACGGATTATACAGCTACAAGCAGTAGCATTAAGACTGTGACTGAAGGCTTCACGTTTTCCGTTGGGGTTAGTGGCGTTACAAACGGACTCTACTAAACAAGTTAAATGTCTTTGAATGTGATAATGTTttccacacacatactgtagctaaTGATGTAAAATGATTTAAATATTCCAGTGTATATAAGGCACATGCTTACTTGGACACTGGGTCGCCATATTTCCCACTGTCCTACACCGAATAGCCTGAAGCCATAGGGCTCTTCTCGCATGCTCTATTTCCCTATGTGGATGCATTGTGAACCGCTGGGATTTTTGACCTGGTTACATTACATgtacattgaacaacacagcaGGTTTTCtgcatttatttttttgtttaacAAATCTATGATGAAGTTTACACTCTTACACTTGAGGTCAATGGGAAAGAATGTTTGTTTTCCACAATTTGTAGGCGTGGTCAAGGGGAATTCCTTATTATTATGTAAATATCGACTCGGACTATGTCACTAAACTTCTTTCCACCCCACTCCATCTCCAGATCACACTTGCCGTGTGCTTTGTTCTGATGTTTGGAAACTCCATGCTGCTGACATCATTCTACGCCTCCTCGCTGGTCTCCATTTGGGTGAGCTGGACTAGCACTCTCCTCATGCTTTCAATGTGTAGAGGATGTCTTTTATGTTAAGCATGGTGTGATGTTGAAAATGGTATGGTGTTGAAATCAGTTCCTTCCTGGTTGCAGGGAATAATTGCCCTGCGGGACAAATTTGCAGAAGCCTTCAAACCTGGCTTCATCACATgggtaagaggtgtgtgtgtggacatgtttactatacttgtggggaccagaagtccccacaagtatagtaaACAATTAaaaactggggacattttgccgGTCCCCACGAGGACAAAAAGTATATTTCTAgaggggttagaattagtgttaaggtttaggttagggaaaatatgattttgaatgggaatcaattgtgtgtccccacaatgtTAGTAAAAGAAGActgcgtctgtctgtctcctggttgACTTGTCTGTCTGCTCTCAGGTCATGCAGGGCCTGGTATGTGTTGTCTCCACGGTCATTCTCAAGTTCATGCTGTCAGCTGTCTTTGGAGCCTCTGATGATGTAAGTCTTTGAAAATAGCCCTGTGCATTTGAAACAAAATGCCTTACATTTTGGTGCCTTTTCTGGCAGAATCACTGCATTTTGAAACAAGCCATCACTCAAAAGTATGATAGTAATTAAAGTAAATAGGAATATGCTAACAGTATTTGAAGTTGCATCTACTTTTACAACAATTTCTCTCCCAGGCTCACATCAGTAGCTTAATAAAGTCCAAGTTTACCAGCTACAAGGACTTTGACACCATGATGTATACCTGTGCTGCTGAGTTTGACTTCATGGAAATTGAGGTATGAAAGACACTTGGCCGTATTTGGCATAGCAACATGGCACTAGTGTTAGAAGGCATCCTTTCatagtatttattttattttacatttatttaactaggaaagtctgttaagaacaaattcttattttcaatgacggtctaggaacagtgggttaactgccttgttcagggacggAACGACAtctttttttaccttgtcagctcggggattcaatcttgaaacctttcggttactagtccaacgctctaaccactaggctacctgtcgtccCATTTGGCAGCTCATTTTGTAAAGGTCGTGTGTGGTATGTGTCAGAAAGAAATGTTTTTCTCCAGTCGATCTGACGTGTATAACATTGCTCTTCTCAGACCCCACTGCGCTACATCAAGACACTGCTGCTTCCCATCAACATGCTGGTGGTTGCTGTCATAGCAGGACGGGTAAGACTTCATTTGTGTGCCATACACCAGGCACTCCACACAATCCACTGTTAGTGAACAAGGCAGGCATCCTTGAAAGGTCATTTCTCCCGTTCTGCTTTTGACATGCCTGTTGAGCTCAATTTATCATATTTGAGGCAGGCTTGAGAAATGGAAAGATAATTATGTTCCAAAAATATTCAAGAATCTCCTCGAGCGTGTCCAAATGTGTCAGTTTGATCTAATTGTGTGTCAAATGCAGAATTAATAAGACAAGTGCGGGCCTCCCGAGTGACACAGCGGTCAAAGGCActacagtgcttgaggcgtcacttcAGATccaggtttgatcccgggctaTGTCGCAGCCGGCGGCAACCGGGAGTCCCATGAGGCGACGCACTATTGTCCTAGCGACAtccggttaggggagggtttggccagccggaTGTCCTtatcccatcgcgctctagcgactccttgttgcGGGCCGGatgcatgcacgctgacatggtcgccagttgtacggaatttcctccaacacattggtgtggctggcttctgggttatgcgaagcagtgcggcttggcagggttgtgtttcggaggacatgTTGCTCTCGACCTTCACTTCTCCCGAGActacaagactaactaccaatttaGATATCAAGAAATTGGGGAGATAAAGGGGTAATAAGAAATAATGTGCCATTTTGATTCTGCTTGACTTGGTGAAGAAATGGAGGGCTTCTAAATAGTGATACTGGTAGAAATTATAATGGTTCATTATTTGCTGTGAATATGCTCACTGGTCATTGGGTCAACGTTATATCCCTTCTACGGTTTGTCTTTTTTTGTGACACTGTTTGTCCCTTCTCCTACTCTGTACAGACCATCCAGGATGTTGTGAGGTtcctgagggaaggagagaagtatTCTGTCAAACCTGAAGACGATGACGACGATGAACAGTGAGTATatttccctctgtcctctgttgtaaaaCTCGCCCTCTTAACAGCACAAGTCAAGGCAAACTTCCATGTGCATTTTGCCCATTCATTCTTATAAAGACAACACAACTTGACATTTTGACAACTCATAACTTTTTTTCACAGCCCAGAAATGTTGGCAAAAGGAGAGGTAAGCAAGCATCCTGATTTCCCTGAATGTTACTGCTGTATACACCGTGCCAGAGTCTCCTCACGCCATATGATTCAAGCCTTCTTTTTTTCCCTTAAATGTGGTAATGTTCATCTGcttcagctacaatagtaatgATCGTCTAAGTGATTTTCATAACCTGCATACAGAGGCAATTTTTTCCTGCCAGTTAAATTGCTCGCTTTATCACCAGTTCTAGCTCTAACCATTTATttctctcacttcctccatccatccctcccccaaTCGTGTTCTCTCCCTGTGCCCTTCAACCCTCATTCTCTACCtgggctctttctctctctatttatctctctttctctgtcatggTGTCAGCTGGTGTACCATAGCCTACAGTTGATAGCGTTTGTAGTGCTGGCGATGCTCATCATGCGTCTCAAGCTCTTCCTCACACCCCACATGTGCATCATGGCCTCCTTGATCTGCTCCAAACAGGTCAGTCCCCGACGCCATTCAACATGACACGACATGACGCCACTCGACATGACGCCACTCAACATGACATGACGCCACTCAACATGACATGACGCCACTCAACATGACATGACGCCACTCAACACGACATGACGCCACTCAACATGACACGACGCCACTCAACATGACACGACATGACGCCACTCAACATGGCACGACTCAACATGACGCCACTTAACATGACACGACGCCACTCAACATGGCACGACTCAACATGACATGACGCCACTCAACATGACACGACGCCACTCAACATGACACGACGCCACTCAACATGACACGACGCCACTCAACATGACACGACGCCACTCGACATGACACGACGCCACTCAACATGACACGACATGACATGACGCCACTTAACATGACACGACGCCACTCAACATGACGCCACTCAACATGACACGACGCCACTCAACATGACACGACGCCACTCAACATGACACGACGCCACTCAACATGACACGACGCCACTCAACATGACACGACGCCACTCAACATGACACGACTCAACATGACACGACGCCACTCAACATGACACGACGCCACTCAACATGACACGACGCCACTCAACATGACATGACACGACGCCACTCAACATGACACGACGCCACTCAACATGACACGACGCCACTCAACATGACACGACGCCACTCAACATGACATGACACGACGCCACTCAACATGACACGACGCCACTCAACATGACACGACGCCACTCAACATGACACGACGCCACTCAACATGACATGACACGACGCCACTCAACATGACATGACACGACGCCACTCAACATGACATGACACGACGCCACTCAACATGACATGACGCCACTCAACATGACTTGACACGACGCCACTCAACATGACACGACGCCACTCAACATGACACGACGCCACTCAACATGACATGACACGACGCCACTCAACATGACGCCACTCAACATGACACGACGCCACTCAACATGACACGACGCCACTCAACATGACACGACGCCACTCAACATGACATGACACGACGCCACTCAACATGACACGACTCAACATGACACGACGCCACTCAACATGACACGACACGACGCCACTCAACATGACACGACACGACGCCACTCAACATGACACGACGCCACTCAACATGACACGACGCCACTCAACATGACACGACGCCACTCAACATGACACGACACGACGCCACTCAACATGACACGACACGACGCCACTCAACATGACACGACACGACGCCACTCAACATGACACGACGCCACTCAACATGACACGACGCCACTCAACATGACACGACGCCACTCAACATGACACTACATGACACGATGCCACTCAACATGACACGACGCCACTCAACATGACGCCACACGACATGACACGACGCCACTCAACATGACACGACGCCACTCAACATGACACGACGCCACTCAACATGACACGACGCCACTCAACATGACACGAAGCCACTCAACATGACACGACACGACGCCACTCAACACGACACGACGACACGACTCAACACGACACGACGCCACTCAACATGACACGACGCCACTCAACATGACACGACGCCACTCAACATGACACGACGCCACTCAACATGACACGACGCCACTCAACATGACACGACGCCACTCAACATGACATGACACGACGCCACTCAACATGACACGACGCCACTCAACATGACACGACGCCACTCAACATGACACGACGCCACTCAACATGACACGACGCCACTCAACATGACACTACATGACACGATGCCACTCAACATGACACGACGCCACTCAACATGACGCCACACGACATGACACGACGCCACTCGACATGACACGACGCCACTCGACATGACACGACGCCACTCGACATGACACGACGCCACTCAACATGACACGAAGCCACTCAACATGACACGACACGACGCCACTCAACACGACGCCACTCAACACGACACGACTCAACATGACACGACGCCACTCAACATGACACGACGCCACTCAACATGACACGACGCCACTCAACATGACACGACGCCACTCAACATGACACGACGCCACTCAACATGACACGACGCCACTCAACATGACATGACACGACGCCACTCAACATGACACGACACGACTCAACATGACGCCACTCAACATGACACCACTCATGACATGACGCCACTCAACGTGACACGACGCCACTCAACGTGACACGACTCAACATGACAAGACACCACTCATCGCAACTCGGTGAGATTCAACACACCACACAGATACCGCAGAGTACATAACGTACCAAAGATGGATCacaacaccactaccactagaGACCTCCATCAGACGCACTACAGACCAATGTTCTCATTGATGCtcatgtgttgtctgtctgtgtgttagttGTTTGGCTGGATAGGGGAGAAGTTCAAGCTCCACGTGATGGTGTTTGGCATCCTGTCCATCATGGCCATGCAGGGTGCGGCCAACCTGCAGGCCCAGTGGGGCATCATGGGAGAATTCAGCAACTTACCCCAGGAGCAGCTGCTGGACTGGATCAGAGACAACACACCGCCCAGTAAGTAACGTCTTCATCCTACCTCTGAAACCAGAGGCTCGAGATAAACAAATAATTCTAAATGGCATCCTTCGTTAAGGAATTGACTGATCTGACTAGGTTGGATTGGTGAAAGCAATTGGCTGGTAACCTCGCTTTCAGGTATCCAGTCCCTTTCAGATCAGTGATCATGACCCATGCCTCTGTGGACTCTTCTCTTAGATGTactgttttgttttgtgtgtggtGCAGACTCTGTGTTTGCTGGAGCTATGCCCACCATGGCCAGTGTGAAGCTGTCAGCCGGCCGGCCCATCGTCAACCACCCACATTACGAGGACGCTGGACTGAGGTGTGGACAAAACATTGATACTACTGTACTCGCTATGTGCTAGGCTAACACCAATTCAGCGTTGTCTAAACGTTGTGGTCTGTTCCACTCAGGGAGAGGACCAAGCTGGTGTATGCCATGTATAGCCGCAAGTCTGCCGAGGTGGTGAAGAGGAACCTGATGCAGATGGAGGTGGACTACTTTGTCCTGGAGGACTCGTGGTGCACCCGGCGCTCCAGGTAACCCTGGGTGGCCTTCCCGTCAGTAACCAACTGCTGTTTACACTGTCATATGTTCTTGTGACATTGTCAACAAGTCATTCCAGTCAGTACAGGGCATTTTTCCAACTCACTCACAAATTACTCTGAATTTAACTGAACCCAATTCTGCTGCCAAGTGACCATTTGAACTATCTGTTTCGCAGTCTGTTAATCACACAATGTTTTGGTTCAGTTTGTTTCTTTGCTGAAAtattttctctttctctgcccctttctctttctctgtgctCTCCAGGCCTGGCTGCAGTATGCCTGAGATCTGGGATGTGGAGGACCCTCAGAACGCTGGGAAAGTCCCCCTCTGTACGCTCATGTCC
Proteins encoded:
- the LOC115117629 gene encoding protein C-mannosyl-transferase DPY19L1-like, with protein sequence MVVKTRKQNVKDQPPQPNVDYRDRSPFVSPGTGKSRRAGKGTPFNSLLHNKNGLFPGFSFIRSKLGLTPSAFVKLGITLVLAALAGYLHWYHLSRLFENDRHFSHLSGLEKEMAFRTEMGLYYSYFKTIIEAPTFLNGLYLVMNDRLTEYPLVINTLKRFNLYPEVVLASWYRIYTDIMEFFGLPTKMCWSINRGEGMAAVDGCEGMGDPAYFYVTFVFLLNGLMMSLFFIYGTYLSGSRLGGMVTVLCFFFNHGESTRVMWTPPLRESFSYPFLVLQMLLLTHILRTRNPSRKAMWALAISNLCFMLPWQFAQFVLLTQVASLFASYILGYISPTKMQSLLVTHMITLAVCFVLMFGNSMLLTSFYASSLVSIWGIIALRDKFAEAFKPGFITWVMQGLVCVVSTVILKFMLSAVFGASDDAHISSLIKSKFTSYKDFDTMMYTCAAEFDFMEIETPLRYIKTLLLPINMLVVAVIAGRTIQDVVRFLREGEKYSVKPEDDDDDEHPEMLAKGELVYHSLQLIAFVVLAMLIMRLKLFLTPHMCIMASLICSKQLFGWIGEKFKLHVMVFGILSIMAMQGAANLQAQWGIMGEFSNLPQEQLLDWIRDNTPPNSVFAGAMPTMASVKLSAGRPIVNHPHYEDAGLRERTKLVYAMYSRKSAEVVKRNLMQMEVDYFVLEDSWCTRRSRPGCSMPEIWDVEDPQNAGKVPLCTLMSRDSRPHFATVFHNNVYKVLKVPKATKELR